A single genomic interval of Streptomyces sp. NBC_01296 harbors:
- a CDS encoding ScbR family autoregulator-binding transcription factor encodes MRTRDTLIRSAAEIFDREGFAVASLTAISTLAGVSNGALHHHFTSKAALTDAVEEAALARLLAVTEAGLPLGASRIQLLVDVTHRLATALRGDVVLRAGFELSGEMSRPPHIDLREWWRRWVAETLRQADSEGELRPDVTASDVVSAVVAATVGFEVLGAREAAWLSASTITRFWRLLLPTVVSAALLADLDSKGTGPL; translated from the coding sequence GTGCGAACGCGCGACACCCTGATCCGGTCCGCGGCCGAGATCTTCGACCGGGAGGGGTTCGCGGTGGCGTCACTCACCGCGATCAGTACGCTGGCCGGGGTGAGCAACGGCGCGCTGCACCACCACTTCACCAGCAAGGCCGCGCTGACCGACGCGGTCGAGGAGGCGGCGCTGGCCCGGCTGCTGGCCGTCACCGAAGCCGGGCTCCCGCTCGGGGCAAGCCGTATACAGCTCCTGGTCGACGTGACCCATCGGCTGGCGACTGCGCTGCGCGGGGACGTGGTGCTGCGGGCCGGGTTCGAGCTGAGCGGTGAGATGTCCCGCCCGCCGCATATCGACCTGCGCGAGTGGTGGCGGCGCTGGGTCGCGGAGACGCTCAGACAGGCCGACTCCGAGGGTGAGTTGCGCCCGGATGTCACTGCTTCGGACGTGGTGAGCGCTGTCGTGGCCGCCACCGTGGGGTTCGAGGTGCTGGGGGCGCGGGAGGCGGCGTGGCTTTCGGCCTCCACCATCACCCGGTTCTGGCGCCTGCTGCTGCCGACGGTCGTGTCGGCGGCCCTTCTCGCGGACCTCGACTCCAAGGGGACCGGCCCGCTGTAG
- a CDS encoding AfsR/SARP family transcriptional regulator, which yields MDIEVLGTLAVREHGVSVTPTAPKPRQVLALLALHADQVVPVSALIEELWAGAPPRSARTTLQTYVLQLRALIASALEQGAAAAEGGEGVAGAAGRRTAKDVLVTLPGGYLLNSGGGTSDVREFDRLAGIGYRAMDAGDFPGAARQLREALALWSGPAFADVHGGIQLDMEARRLEETRLCALDQRIEADLRLGRHRELLAELTVLASRYRTHENLHGQFMLALHRSGRRGEALDVYQRLRATLVRELGLEPSAALRRLQRSILMASPESPVATDTNSERLVRVG from the coding sequence GTGGACATCGAAGTACTGGGCACACTGGCGGTTCGGGAGCATGGAGTCTCCGTAACGCCGACAGCCCCCAAGCCGCGACAGGTGCTGGCGCTGCTCGCGCTCCATGCCGATCAGGTCGTCCCGGTGTCGGCTCTGATCGAGGAGCTGTGGGCGGGTGCACCGCCGCGCAGCGCACGCACCACGCTGCAGACCTACGTGCTGCAGCTGCGGGCCCTCATCGCGAGTGCACTGGAGCAGGGCGCGGCCGCCGCGGAAGGCGGCGAAGGTGTCGCGGGCGCCGCAGGTCGACGCACCGCCAAGGACGTGCTCGTCACGCTGCCCGGCGGCTACCTGCTCAACAGCGGCGGCGGCACCAGCGACGTCCGCGAGTTCGACCGGCTCGCCGGCATCGGCTACCGGGCGATGGACGCGGGCGACTTCCCGGGCGCGGCCCGGCAGCTGCGCGAGGCGCTGGCCCTGTGGTCGGGGCCGGCCTTCGCCGACGTGCACGGCGGGATCCAGCTGGACATGGAGGCGCGGCGGCTCGAGGAGACCCGGCTCTGCGCGCTCGACCAGCGCATCGAGGCCGATCTGCGGCTCGGGCGGCACCGCGAGCTGCTCGCCGAGCTGACCGTGCTGGCCAGTCGGTACCGCACCCACGAGAACCTGCACGGCCAGTTCATGCTGGCCCTGCACCGCTCTGGCCGCCGAGGCGAGGCCCTCGACGTCTACCAGCGGCTGCGCGCCACCCTGGTGCGCGAACTCGGGCTCGAGCCGTCGGCCGCCCTGCGCCGGCTGCAGCGCTCGATCCTGATGGCCAGCCCCGAGAGTCCGGTGGCCACGGACACGAACAGCGAGCGACTCGTACGCGTGGGCTGA
- a CDS encoding ScbR family autoregulator-binding transcription factor — MQDRSERTRRKLVHAGAEMFHRNGYANATLGEIAAFAGVTKGALYFHFASKDELAEAVQRRGCELLHESVRELRASGLSPLQTLISTTHWLALNLREEPAIPASFRITKECAGLPALATDFHRIWLAEVCGLLRQARDAGELRAEGRWESIESLVAAASCGIESLAGTGMPYAELQRRVAGVWSLLLPCLVPEGAEKNFRVGMPGTDPAPRLVGDALVGAPDEPTARRSRPVFSGSTA, encoded by the coding sequence ATGCAGGACAGGTCGGAGCGGACCCGCAGGAAGCTCGTCCATGCGGGGGCCGAGATGTTCCACCGCAACGGCTATGCGAACGCGACGCTCGGCGAGATCGCCGCGTTCGCCGGAGTGACCAAGGGGGCGCTGTACTTCCACTTCGCCTCCAAAGACGAACTGGCGGAGGCGGTCCAGCGGCGAGGCTGCGAGCTGCTGCACGAGTCGGTGCGCGAACTGCGCGCATCCGGTCTCTCTCCGCTCCAGACGCTGATCAGCACGACGCACTGGCTCGCGCTCAACCTGCGCGAGGAGCCGGCGATCCCGGCCAGCTTCCGCATCACCAAGGAATGCGCGGGACTGCCCGCGCTCGCCACCGACTTCCACCGGATCTGGCTCGCAGAGGTCTGCGGACTGCTGCGCCAGGCCCGCGACGCGGGTGAACTGCGCGCCGAGGGCCGCTGGGAGAGCATCGAGTCGCTGGTCGCCGCGGCGAGCTGCGGGATCGAGTCGCTGGCCGGCACCGGAATGCCGTACGCCGAGCTCCAGCGCCGGGTGGCCGGGGTGTGGTCGCTGCTGCTGCCCTGCCTGGTGCCCGAGGGCGCGGAGAAGAACTTCCGCGTCGGGATGCCGGGTACCGATCCCGCGCCCCGCCTCGTGGGCGACGCCTTGGTCGGCGCCCCGGACGAACCCACGGCCCGCCGGTCCCGGCCGGTGTTCTCGGGCAGCACCGCGTGA
- a CDS encoding phosphopantetheine-binding protein, with protein sequence MTNEHPADVLTDLIGVLGDVLRVKPEKIDPEQTFQSMGLDSLLVVEFVAVVNTRYGLRVLATDLYDFPTPASFAREVARAARSAAAAPVSAPVPYAVSAAAVAAAAAAPRPAAAAPAPATGLERQVPPAAAATRIAEVLREQLAGILCCDPWDIDTTAAFNVLGVDSIVGAEFIAVVNRTFGLQERSVLLYEHPNLAAMAAYIAARTGAAAQDLAPAPAAPRSSAQAPEPAFRPAATGPASAAPAAAGPAARPLPGGDLDVLLDAIRDDRLTVDEALLLLARRG encoded by the coding sequence ATGACGAATGAACATCCTGCGGACGTACTGACGGACCTCATCGGGGTGCTCGGTGACGTGCTGCGGGTCAAGCCGGAGAAGATCGACCCCGAGCAGACCTTCCAGTCCATGGGGCTCGACTCCCTGCTGGTCGTGGAGTTCGTCGCCGTGGTCAACACCCGGTACGGGCTGCGGGTGCTGGCGACCGACCTGTACGACTTCCCGACGCCGGCCTCCTTCGCACGCGAGGTCGCGCGGGCGGCGCGCAGCGCGGCCGCCGCGCCCGTCTCCGCCCCCGTTCCCTACGCCGTCTCCGCGGCGGCGGTCGCGGCTGCTGCCGCTGCCCCCCGCCCCGCCGCTGCCGCCCCGGCCCCGGCCACGGGCCTCGAGCGGCAGGTGCCGCCGGCCGCGGCGGCGACCCGGATCGCGGAGGTGCTGCGGGAGCAGCTCGCCGGGATCCTGTGCTGCGACCCCTGGGACATCGACACCACCGCCGCGTTCAACGTGCTCGGTGTGGACTCGATCGTGGGCGCGGAGTTCATCGCCGTCGTCAACCGCACCTTCGGTCTCCAGGAGCGGTCGGTGCTGCTCTACGAGCACCCCAACCTCGCAGCCATGGCCGCATACATCGCGGCCCGCACCGGCGCGGCCGCGCAGGACCTCGCCCCTGCCCCGGCGGCCCCCAGGAGCTCTGCCCAGGCGCCGGAGCCGGCGTTCCGCCCGGCGGCCACCGGGCCGGCGTCCGCCGCTCCCGCCGCCGCTGGCCCTGCCGCACGGCCGCTGCCGGGCGGCGATCTCGACGTCCTGCTGGACGCGATCCGCGACGACCGGCTCACCGTGGACGAGGCACTCCTGCTGCTCGCCCGCCGCGGCTGA
- a CDS encoding beta-ketoacyl [acyl carrier protein] synthase domain-containing protein, with amino-acid sequence MDEKEVLTRFKNGHLDRAQVAALLSGAAGGATGSGPVVFTLPDAWPEQDAEEPSPAAAHPAPGRSADSAPAEPLAPAGPGAGPIAVVGMAGRYPGAPDLASFWRNARGGHDSASEPPVGRPGDERGHYLERVQDFDPEFFGIDAHEAALIDPQERLFLETAWEALEDAGCTGGRLDALTARDGTPRSVGVFTGAGSGDYLLLAARTWTPERPRPMPAGGQWSLPNRLSALLGLTGPSQSVDTAESSVLVALHLAVAALHRGECAAALVGGVRLLLHPSSRLPGAGEGVGALLLKPLERALADGDSVHCVVRGSAVGHTAPDPSAAGPGRRSRAADARKGAAARAAAALRASCADRGTQPAAPADAPAQRVLREALRAAAVDASAVAVREDAGSVRALVGDAGPATGAAALTRAVLQLRHRILVPGPGRGEAEAWGSGEAGESAPRRICVGVRGAGGADAQVVLEEYVPAPAAGSAADRAPAADELFVLSAPTPAHLAATARRFAELLGGPGPLPPLGALARALRTGRAAMDCRFAAVVADTGELVRVLERFVREGAPCADLRDGGADPLGLGGVAETDGYLAALWQAGHLHQLRGLWLAGLDVDWTALEPAHGEATVAVPLPASAFLRIPLWLGGEEGSA; translated from the coding sequence ATGGACGAGAAGGAAGTCCTGACCCGGTTCAAGAACGGCCATCTGGACCGGGCCCAGGTGGCCGCTCTGCTGTCCGGCGCCGCCGGCGGTGCCACCGGTTCGGGACCCGTGGTCTTCACACTGCCGGACGCCTGGCCGGAGCAGGACGCCGAAGAGCCCTCCCCGGCCGCAGCGCACCCGGCTCCCGGCCGCAGCGCGGATTCCGCGCCCGCAGAGCCCCTCGCGCCCGCGGGGCCGGGCGCCGGGCCGATCGCGGTCGTCGGGATGGCCGGCCGCTACCCGGGCGCCCCCGACCTCGCCTCCTTCTGGCGGAACGCGCGCGGCGGGCACGACAGCGCCTCCGAGCCGCCGGTCGGCCGGCCCGGCGACGAGCGGGGCCACTACCTGGAGCGCGTGCAGGACTTCGACCCGGAGTTCTTCGGGATCGACGCGCACGAGGCCGCCCTGATCGACCCCCAGGAGCGGCTGTTCCTGGAGACCGCGTGGGAGGCCCTCGAGGACGCCGGCTGCACCGGCGGCCGCCTGGACGCCCTGACCGCGCGCGACGGGACGCCGCGCAGCGTCGGGGTGTTCACCGGCGCCGGCAGCGGTGACTACCTGCTGCTCGCGGCCCGGACGTGGACGCCCGAGCGGCCCCGCCCGATGCCCGCGGGCGGCCAGTGGAGCCTGCCCAACCGGCTTTCCGCCCTGCTCGGCCTGACCGGCCCCAGCCAGTCGGTCGACACCGCCGAGTCCTCCGTGCTCGTCGCCCTCCATCTCGCCGTCGCCGCCCTGCACCGCGGGGAATGTGCCGCCGCGCTCGTCGGCGGGGTCCGGCTGCTGCTGCACCCGTCCAGCCGGCTCCCCGGCGCGGGCGAAGGCGTCGGCGCGCTGCTGCTCAAGCCCCTGGAGCGGGCCCTGGCCGACGGGGACAGTGTCCACTGTGTGGTCCGCGGCAGCGCGGTCGGCCACACCGCCCCCGACCCTTCGGCAGCCGGCCCCGGCCGCAGGTCCCGGGCCGCCGACGCGCGCAAGGGAGCCGCCGCGCGCGCCGCCGCGGCCCTGCGCGCGTCCTGCGCCGATCGCGGTACGCAGCCCGCGGCCCCGGCGGACGCCCCCGCGCAGCGGGTGCTGCGCGAAGCCCTGCGCGCGGCCGCGGTGGATGCTTCGGCCGTTGCGGTCCGCGAGGACGCCGGATCCGTACGCGCCCTCGTCGGCGACGCGGGCCCCGCGACCGGGGCCGCCGCCCTGACCCGGGCCGTGCTCCAGCTGCGCCACCGGATCCTGGTACCCGGCCCCGGGCGAGGCGAGGCAGAGGCATGGGGCAGCGGGGAGGCCGGGGAGAGCGCGCCCCGCCGGATCTGTGTCGGTGTGCGGGGCGCCGGCGGCGCGGACGCGCAGGTGGTCCTGGAGGAGTACGTACCCGCCCCGGCCGCCGGATCGGCGGCGGACCGGGCTCCCGCGGCCGACGAGCTGTTCGTGCTGTCCGCCCCCACGCCCGCCCATCTGGCCGCCACCGCACGGCGGTTCGCCGAGCTGCTCGGCGGACCGGGCCCGCTGCCCCCGCTCGGGGCGCTCGCCCGCGCCCTGCGCACCGGCCGGGCCGCCATGGACTGCCGGTTCGCGGCCGTCGTCGCCGACACCGGCGAACTGGTGCGGGTCCTTGAGCGGTTCGTACGGGAGGGTGCTCCCTGCGCCGATCTGCGGGACGGCGGCGCCGACCCGCTGGGGCTGGGCGGCGTAGCGGAGACGGACGGGTACCTTGCCGCGCTCTGGCAGGCCGGGCACCTGCACCAGCTCCGCGGCCTGTGGCTGGCCGGGCTCGACGTCGACTGGACCGCGCTCGAACCGGCCCACGGGGAAGCCACCGTGGCCGTACCGCTGCCCGCATCCGCGTTCCTGCGCATACCGCTGTGGCTGGGCGGCGAGGAGGGTTCGGCATGA
- a CDS encoding 4'-phosphopantetheinyl transferase family protein, with the protein MTTLSFDPAGQGENEPAPVNLWFCPNEDLAPGIAATLASHWLDENEQQVAGRFLFERDRRQYLVAHALVRRVLALETGIPEAEAIIWRSSRGRPFLQTPAGGLPRGADTLDFNLSHANAYNLLGVSRGLRIGVDVERLDRGERGLESIIATFSREEQEWIARAAPGRPRDRRVLRLWTLKEAYSKARGLGLGLPFDSFVFTLAEDRGVLSFRPPAEDAAARWRFLEVEPVPDVLAAVAVEVDDTRPPAVHLHHGFPWGRAAPRRLVLPEPAGV; encoded by the coding sequence ATGACCACGCTGTCCTTCGACCCGGCGGGGCAGGGGGAGAACGAGCCGGCCCCGGTCAACCTGTGGTTCTGCCCCAACGAGGACCTCGCGCCCGGGATCGCCGCCACCCTGGCCTCGCACTGGCTCGACGAGAACGAGCAGCAGGTGGCCGGCCGCTTCCTCTTCGAACGCGACCGCCGCCAGTACCTCGTCGCCCACGCCCTGGTGCGCCGGGTGCTGGCTCTGGAGACCGGCATCCCCGAGGCCGAGGCGATCATCTGGCGCTCCTCGCGCGGGCGGCCGTTCCTCCAGACGCCCGCCGGAGGCCTGCCGCGCGGCGCCGACACGCTGGACTTCAACCTCTCGCACGCCAACGCCTACAACCTGCTGGGCGTCTCCCGGGGCCTGCGCATCGGAGTCGACGTCGAGCGGCTCGACCGCGGTGAGCGCGGTCTGGAGAGCATCATCGCGACGTTCTCCCGCGAGGAGCAGGAGTGGATCGCCCGCGCCGCCCCCGGGCGGCCGCGCGACCGGCGCGTCCTGCGCCTGTGGACGCTGAAGGAGGCGTACTCCAAGGCCCGCGGGCTGGGACTCGGCCTGCCCTTCGACTCCTTCGTGTTCACCCTGGCCGAGGACCGGGGCGTGCTGTCCTTCCGGCCGCCCGCCGAGGACGCGGCGGCGCGCTGGCGGTTCCTGGAGGTCGAGCCGGTGCCCGACGTGCTGGCGGCGGTGGCGGTCGAGGTCGACGACACCCGGCCGCCGGCCGTCCATCTGCACCACGGATTTCCGTGGGGGCGCGCCGCGCCCCGCCGCCTGGTCCTGCCGGAACCCGCCGGGGTCTGA
- a CDS encoding MBL fold metallo-hydrolase, producing MDAKSAVIEVAEGVHAYVQPEGGWCLNNAGILTDGGHSALVDTAATESRARQLRRAALRLAPRPPRAVVNTHFHGDHTYGNFVFPEALTIGHERTRAMVQAAGLHMAGLWPDVCWGDIEITPPELTFRDRTTLHVGGIRAELVHIGPAAHTTDDTIVWLPDQRVLFTGDLVMNGVTPFCVMGSVAGSLRALDRLRALGATTVVPGHGPVGGPELLDASEAYLRWIQRLAQEGAAAGATPLELARATDLGPYADLLDTERLLPNLHRGYAEEQGLPEGSPLDVGALFQEMTAYHGRPSECLA from the coding sequence GTGGACGCCAAGAGCGCCGTCATCGAGGTGGCCGAGGGCGTCCACGCGTACGTGCAGCCCGAGGGCGGCTGGTGCCTGAACAACGCCGGCATCCTCACCGACGGCGGCCACAGCGCGCTCGTCGACACCGCCGCCACCGAGAGCCGGGCCCGGCAGCTGCGCCGGGCCGCGCTGCGCCTGGCCCCGCGGCCGCCGCGCGCCGTGGTCAACACGCACTTCCACGGCGACCACACCTACGGCAACTTCGTCTTCCCCGAGGCCCTGACCATCGGCCACGAGCGGACCCGGGCCATGGTCCAGGCGGCAGGGCTGCACATGGCCGGGCTGTGGCCGGACGTCTGCTGGGGCGACATCGAGATCACCCCGCCCGAACTGACCTTCCGGGACCGCACGACGCTCCACGTGGGCGGTATCCGGGCCGAGCTCGTGCACATCGGCCCGGCGGCCCACACCACCGACGACACGATCGTCTGGCTGCCCGACCAGCGCGTGCTGTTCACCGGCGACCTCGTGATGAACGGGGTCACGCCGTTCTGCGTCATGGGCTCCGTGGCGGGCTCGCTGCGCGCGCTGGACCGGCTGCGCGCACTGGGCGCCACCACGGTCGTCCCCGGCCACGGCCCGGTCGGCGGTCCGGAGCTCCTCGACGCCAGCGAGGCCTACCTGCGCTGGATCCAGCGCCTGGCCCAGGAGGGCGCCGCGGCCGGCGCGACCCCGCTCGAGCTGGCCCGCGCCACCGACCTCGGCCCCTACGCCGACCTGCTGGACACCGAGCGCCTGCTGCCCAACCTCCACCGCGGATACGCCGAGGAACAAGGCCTGCCCGAGGGATCGCCGCTGGACGTCGGAGCCCTCTTCCAGGAAATGACCGCGTACCACGGCCGCCCCTCGGAGTGCCTCGCCTGA
- a CDS encoding AfsR/SARP family transcriptional regulator, with protein MDFGAHDAFGARRARSTDGDTGVDFRILGPVEVFDRRTGAHIVPSGAKQRALLGALVVRAGIVLSAERLIHELWGDRPPVSAANALQAHVARLRRLLQGGAPDTGGHEWIATRSMGYLLRPGRATTDAQRFHRLSAEGRSALGSDPVHAAELLRGALALWRGPALEGSTQGPICTVEADRLEELRLTTLETLHDANLRSGRHAEITRDLERLTASHPMRERLYDLQMLALYRCGRQTEALGVYERARRRLADELGVEPGPALRERMEAILHHAPSLAVPRPALPVPPAPSVLLAPSVLLAPSVPLAPLAPAASPDPHAALLELGREIARLGDRIESLSREQEELIRRFNLLAAVPVPGGQLV; from the coding sequence ATGGATTTCGGCGCACACGACGCATTCGGCGCACGCCGCGCCCGAAGCACGGACGGCGACACCGGGGTGGACTTCCGCATCCTGGGCCCGGTGGAGGTGTTCGACCGGCGTACGGGCGCGCACATCGTGCCCTCCGGCGCCAAGCAGCGGGCACTGCTCGGCGCCCTGGTGGTCCGGGCAGGCATCGTGCTGTCCGCGGAGCGGCTCATCCACGAGCTGTGGGGCGACCGGCCGCCCGTGAGCGCGGCCAACGCGCTGCAGGCCCATGTGGCCCGGCTGCGCCGGCTGCTGCAGGGCGGGGCCCCGGACACGGGCGGCCACGAGTGGATCGCCACCCGCTCGATGGGCTACCTGCTGCGGCCGGGCCGGGCCACCACCGACGCCCAGCGCTTCCACCGGCTGTCCGCCGAGGGCCGGTCGGCGCTCGGCTCCGACCCCGTGCACGCGGCCGAACTGCTGCGCGGGGCCCTCGCCCTGTGGCGCGGCCCGGCGCTCGAGGGCAGTACGCAGGGACCCATCTGCACGGTGGAGGCGGACCGGCTGGAGGAGCTTCGGCTGACCACGCTGGAAACGCTGCACGACGCGAATCTGCGCAGCGGGCGGCACGCCGAGATCACCCGGGACCTGGAGCGGCTGACGGCCAGCCACCCCATGCGCGAGCGGCTCTACGACCTCCAGATGCTGGCCCTGTACCGGTGCGGCCGGCAGACGGAGGCGCTGGGCGTCTACGAGCGGGCCCGCCGGCGGCTGGCGGACGAGCTCGGCGTCGAGCCCGGCCCGGCCCTGCGCGAGCGGATGGAGGCGATCCTGCACCACGCGCCGTCCCTCGCGGTCCCCCGGCCCGCACTGCCCGTCCCGCCGGCCCCGTCTGTCCTGCTGGCCCCGTCTGTCCTGCTGGCCCCGTCTGTCCCGCTGGCCCCGCTCGCCCCGGCCGCCTCGCCGGACCCTCATGCGGCACTGCTCGAACTCGGCCGTGAGATCGCCCGGCTCGGCGACCGGATCGAGTCGCTCAGCCGGGAGCAGGAGGAGCTGATCCGGCGTTTCAACCTGCTGGCCGCCGTGCCGGTGCCGGGCGGGCAGCTCGTCTGA
- a CDS encoding AfsR/SARP family transcriptional regulator: MKIQVLGPLSAEVNGGSIVPTAGKPRQILALLALYPGRVMPVPTLMEEVWGTDLPQSALTTLQTYILQLRRRLGTAMGPGDPGGAKEVLATRHGGYLLQIPPESVDVHEYDRLVAGGQSAFEDGDDERAASKLAQALALWQGPALVDVRVGPILEIETMRLEESRLVTVERRIDVDLRLGRHTEVLAELTELIARHPQHEGLHSQAMVALYRSGRQATALDVYRRLRMRLIEDLGVEPSPQLQRLHQAMLTVDPALDVVAGPRRGSTFDLYAA; this comes from the coding sequence GTGAAGATTCAGGTTCTGGGTCCGTTGAGTGCCGAAGTCAACGGGGGCTCGATTGTTCCGACGGCCGGCAAGCCGCGCCAGATACTGGCGTTGCTCGCGCTCTACCCGGGGCGGGTGATGCCCGTACCGACCCTGATGGAGGAAGTCTGGGGCACCGACCTGCCGCAGAGCGCGCTCACCACCTTGCAGACCTACATACTGCAGTTGCGCAGAAGGCTCGGTACGGCCATGGGACCGGGCGACCCGGGAGGGGCCAAGGAGGTCCTGGCCACGCGGCACGGCGGCTATCTGCTCCAGATCCCCCCGGAGAGCGTGGACGTCCACGAATACGACCGGCTCGTCGCCGGCGGGCAGAGCGCGTTCGAGGACGGCGACGACGAACGGGCGGCCTCCAAGCTGGCCCAGGCGCTCGCGCTCTGGCAGGGCCCGGCGCTCGTCGACGTGCGCGTGGGACCGATCCTTGAGATCGAGACCATGCGGCTGGAGGAGAGCCGGCTGGTGACCGTCGAACGGCGCATCGACGTGGACCTGCGCCTGGGGCGGCACACCGAGGTCCTCGCCGAGCTCACCGAACTGATCGCCCGGCACCCGCAGCACGAGGGGCTGCACTCGCAGGCGATGGTGGCGCTGTACCGCAGCGGCCGCCAGGCCACCGCGCTCGACGTCTACCGACGGCTGCGGATGCGCCTCATCGAGGACCTCGGTGTCGAACCCTCGCCGCAGCTCCAGCGCCTCCACCAGGCGATGCTGACGGTCGATCCGGCACTGGACGTGGTGGCGGGCCCGCGACGGGGCTCTACGTTCGATCTCTACGCGGCCTGA
- a CDS encoding thioesterase II family protein produces the protein MAREQGVRLVCFAHAGAGTSAFHRWNELLGPGVTPDPHLLPGRDGRRREARLTTREALLEDLAGLIGEQPDTPYVLYGHSLGALVAYTLTCALHAKGLPLPALLAVGGCPPPDAPGGLASVADAPDGELLRILESFDAVPPGTDPSVFHRFVFPVLRDDLRLAAGLRAAALDPSTGGPVPVPLLAVSGSEDPVGPAALLEGWRDWTTERFASRTVPGGHFFVRGGELPQLLGRACRIVGRAGR, from the coding sequence ATGGCACGGGAACAGGGCGTGCGGCTGGTGTGCTTCGCGCATGCCGGAGCCGGTACCTCGGCCTTCCACCGCTGGAATGAACTGCTGGGCCCGGGAGTCACCCCTGATCCCCACCTGCTGCCAGGCCGTGACGGACGGCGCCGTGAGGCCCGCCTGACCACCCGCGAGGCACTGCTGGAGGACCTGGCCGGGCTGATCGGCGAGCAGCCGGACACCCCGTACGTCCTGTACGGGCACAGTCTCGGCGCGCTGGTCGCCTACACGCTCACCTGCGCGCTGCACGCGAAGGGACTGCCGCTGCCCGCGCTGCTGGCCGTCGGCGGCTGCCCGCCGCCCGACGCACCCGGAGGGCTGGCCTCCGTGGCAGACGCCCCCGACGGCGAACTCCTGCGCATCCTGGAGAGTTTCGACGCGGTGCCGCCCGGCACAGACCCCAGCGTGTTCCACCGCTTCGTCTTCCCCGTGCTGCGCGACGACCTGCGCCTGGCCGCCGGGCTGCGGGCCGCCGCCCTGGATCCGTCCACCGGCGGGCCGGTGCCCGTACCCCTGCTGGCCGTCTCCGGCAGCGAGGACCCGGTCGGGCCCGCCGCCCTGCTCGAGGGCTGGCGCGACTGGACCACCGAGCGGTTCGCATCGCGCACCGTGCCCGGCGGACACTTCTTCGTACGCGGCGGCGAACTGCCGCAGCTGCTCGGGCGGGCCTGCCGGATCGTGGGGCGGGCCGGCCGGTGA
- a CDS encoding beta-ketoacyl-[acyl-carrier-protein] synthase family protein yields MRRVVITGIGVVAPGGGGTKGFWSLLTSGRSATRAVTSFDARPMRSRVAAEIDFDPREHGLSDRHGAELARVAQLALAGAREALADSGAAPFLDPVRTGVALGTALGCAAELSLEYAVASHVGARWLVDPTRAVPQLYDYFVPASLAAEVARDAGAQGPVSLLAGGCTAGLDSLGHGADLIREGSADVVLAGAAEAPISPVTMACCDSIRITSRRNAEPASAARPFDRTRDGFVLGEGAGVLVLEERERARRRGAQIYAEIAGYASRSGAAHMTGLSADGAELAEAIGAALEEARMAPSEVESVSAHGSGTRQSDRHETAAIKRALGRHAYHVPVSAISSMTGYPLGAIGAFQAAAGALTIEHATVPPTAHLRVPDPECDLDYVPGTAREQHMSSVLALGSGFGGFQSALVLTRPEPA; encoded by the coding sequence GTGAGGCGGGTCGTCATCACCGGCATCGGGGTGGTCGCCCCGGGCGGTGGCGGCACGAAGGGCTTCTGGTCGCTGCTGACGTCCGGGCGCTCCGCCACCCGCGCCGTCACCTCTTTCGACGCCCGGCCGATGCGCTCGCGCGTCGCAGCCGAAATCGACTTCGACCCCCGCGAGCACGGGCTGAGCGACCGGCACGGCGCCGAACTCGCCCGCGTCGCACAGCTGGCACTGGCCGGAGCCCGCGAGGCGCTCGCCGACAGCGGGGCCGCGCCGTTCCTGGACCCGGTGCGCACGGGGGTCGCCCTCGGCACCGCGCTCGGCTGCGCCGCCGAACTCAGCCTGGAGTACGCCGTGGCCAGCCATGTCGGCGCCCGCTGGCTCGTCGATCCCACCCGGGCCGTGCCCCAGCTCTACGACTACTTCGTGCCGGCCTCACTGGCCGCCGAGGTCGCCCGGGACGCAGGTGCGCAAGGGCCCGTGTCACTCCTCGCCGGCGGCTGCACGGCCGGCCTCGACTCCCTCGGCCACGGTGCCGACCTGATCCGGGAGGGCAGCGCCGACGTCGTGCTCGCCGGGGCCGCCGAGGCTCCGATCTCCCCGGTCACCATGGCCTGCTGCGACAGCATCCGGATCACCTCGCGGCGCAACGCCGAGCCAGCGAGCGCCGCGCGGCCCTTCGACCGGACCCGCGACGGGTTCGTCCTCGGCGAGGGCGCGGGCGTCCTGGTCCTGGAGGAGCGCGAGCGGGCCCGCCGCCGCGGGGCACAGATCTACGCCGAGATCGCGGGGTACGCGAGCCGGTCCGGTGCCGCGCACATGACCGGGCTGAGCGCCGACGGGGCGGAGCTGGCCGAGGCCATCGGCGCCGCGCTCGAGGAGGCCCGGATGGCCCCGTCCGAAGTCGAAAGCGTCAGCGCGCACGGCTCGGGCACCCGGCAGAGCGACCGGCACGAGACCGCCGCCATCAAGCGGGCGCTCGGCCGGCACGCCTATCACGTACCTGTCAGCGCGATCAGCTCGATGACCGGATACCCCCTCGGCGCGATCGGAGCGTTCCAGGCCGCCGCCGGGGCCCTGACGATCGAGCACGCGACGGTTCCGCCGACCGCGCACCTGCGGGTGCCGGACCCGGAGTGCGACCTCGACTACGTCCCCGGCACCGCCCGGGAGCAGCACATGAGTTCGGTGCTCGCCCTCGGCAGCGGCTTCGGCGGGTTCCAGAGCGCGCTGGTGCTCACCCGGCCGGAGCCCGCCTGA